From Bacteriovorax sp. BAL6_X, the proteins below share one genomic window:
- the speB gene encoding agmatinase has product MEKNLWKLAGLEAPNTPYDMAIVTDEVRPHSVNLVGFGFDGTACFRKGTRLGPDALREVSDGIETYSPYLDLSTEDCTFYDLGNLPVADQQEESWKVATACFEENFDHINLKENDIKIMTLGGEHSISYAPIKKYLQDFEDLVLIHLDAHADLRDGYLGYHYSHASIIKRSLDHFGPKHNLIQYGIRSGTKEEYEYMNENGTIAKSRAEFLDRVRAIPANRPVYLTLDLDYFDPSFFPGTGTPEPGGEDFHSFISFVKILLEKNIVGCDIVELAPEIDSSGNSSVFAAKVVREMILLLTSKTKS; this is encoded by the coding sequence ATGGAAAAGAACTTATGGAAATTAGCGGGGCTTGAGGCCCCAAATACGCCTTACGATATGGCAATTGTTACTGACGAAGTTAGACCTCATAGTGTTAACCTTGTTGGTTTTGGTTTTGATGGAACGGCATGTTTTAGAAAGGGGACACGCTTAGGGCCAGATGCTTTAAGAGAAGTTTCTGATGGTATTGAAACCTATTCACCATATCTTGATCTTTCAACTGAAGATTGCACTTTCTATGATCTTGGAAATCTTCCAGTTGCAGATCAACAAGAGGAGAGTTGGAAGGTTGCGACTGCTTGTTTCGAAGAGAATTTTGATCATATTAATTTAAAAGAAAACGATATAAAAATTATGACTCTTGGTGGAGAGCATTCAATTTCTTATGCTCCAATTAAGAAGTACCTGCAAGACTTTGAGGATCTTGTTTTAATTCATCTTGATGCTCATGCTGATCTTCGTGATGGATATCTTGGTTACCATTATTCACATGCCTCAATTATCAAGCGAAGCCTTGATCACTTTGGGCCAAAGCATAATCTTATTCAATATGGGATTCGCTCTGGTACAAAAGAAGAATATGAGTACATGAATGAGAATGGAACTATTGCAAAATCGCGTGCAGAGTTCTTAGATCGAGTTCGTGCAATCCCGGCGAATCGTCCGGTATACTTAACACTTGATTTGGACTACTTCGATCCAAGTTTCTTTCCTGGAACTGGAACACCAGAGCCTGGTGGAGAAGACTTTCATTCATTTATTAGTTTTGTAAAAATCCTATTAGAAAAGAATATAGTAGGTTGTGATATTGTTGAGCTAGCTCCTGAGATTGACTCATCTGGGAATAGTTCTGTTTTTGCTGCAAAAGTTGTAAGGGAAATGATTCTACTTTTAACTAGCAAAACGAAGTCTTAG
- a CDS encoding twin-arginine translocase TatA/TatE family subunit — MSLGITESLIILAIIILLFGGKKLPELGKSLGKAITGFKHGLKEEDQQDNTNTASKIEDQSKNENKNS, encoded by the coding sequence ATGAGCCTTGGAATTACAGAAAGTTTAATTATCCTAGCTATCATTATTCTACTTTTTGGAGGGAAGAAGCTTCCAGAACTTGGTAAGTCTCTAGGAAAGGCCATTACAGGCTTTAAACATGGACTTAAAGAAGAAGATCAGCAGGACAATACCAATACTGCCAGCAAAATCGAAGACCAATCAAAGAACGAAAATAAGAATAGCTAG
- a CDS encoding bacterioferritin-associated ferredoxin, with the protein MYICICNAITQDMLDNAIKQGQTEKEVINSLGIGNSCGVCLLEQVSSGLAKKNLKANQKEQSSEVKNNLSPVKK; encoded by the coding sequence ATGTATATTTGTATATGTAACGCCATTACACAAGATATGCTCGATAATGCAATCAAGCAGGGTCAGACAGAGAAAGAGGTTATCAATAGCCTTGGTATCGGAAATTCATGCGGTGTTTGCTTACTAGAACAAGTTTCTTCTGGCCTTGCTAAGAAGAATCTAAAAGCTAATCAGAAAGAGCAGTCCAGTGAAGTTAAGAATAACTTAAGTCCAGTCAAAAAATAA
- a CDS encoding M14 family zinc carboxypeptidase, with amino-acid sequence MNRLSIFNYTTLFSLIIVLLSCSGVELINSDQDGNAVSKAPEVAKQAEVARKKIEQPKKAITSDDLGFTDHSHKNEFSTVENTKRVKSFCGDIDKKFKKYGWGESHCDSYKWIHVRDTHQGRPIMWTVFGDEEEHKQEPKNMTLVLCGVHGDEITPIKFCFDILHHLYHEVATIEGQKKLKNNLVAVAPIVSPDSFFKRRPTRTNSRGIDPNRNFPTKDWDKKALHLWKTRYGAAKRRYPGKVANSEQETIFQVNIISRYNPNKIITVHAPLTILDYDGPVVSNHIHEEDGLALKAEELLNTMSKKANGYRVKNYPFFPGSLGNFAGNERKIPTYTLELPSSDNRNHKKYWKMFRESIDFAVFHAPMTRTEVTARKNQID; translated from the coding sequence ATGAATCGATTATCAATATTTAATTATACAACTTTATTCTCTTTAATTATCGTTTTACTTTCTTGTTCTGGTGTTGAGCTTATCAATAGTGACCAAGACGGAAATGCCGTTTCAAAGGCCCCAGAAGTGGCCAAGCAAGCTGAAGTCGCAAGAAAAAAAATTGAGCAACCTAAGAAGGCCATAACTAGTGATGATTTAGGCTTTACTGATCATTCTCATAAGAATGAGTTTTCAACTGTTGAAAATACAAAGCGCGTAAAATCATTTTGTGGTGATATCGATAAGAAATTTAAAAAGTACGGATGGGGAGAGTCTCATTGTGACTCGTATAAGTGGATTCATGTGAGAGACACACATCAAGGACGACCGATTATGTGGACAGTCTTTGGAGACGAGGAAGAACATAAACAAGAGCCTAAGAATATGACCTTAGTTCTATGTGGTGTTCATGGTGATGAAATTACACCGATCAAATTTTGCTTTGATATTTTACACCACCTTTATCACGAGGTTGCTACAATTGAAGGGCAAAAGAAGTTAAAAAATAATCTCGTTGCTGTTGCCCCAATTGTCTCTCCTGACTCATTCTTTAAGAGAAGACCTACTAGAACAAACTCGCGTGGAATTGATCCAAATAGAAACTTTCCAACTAAGGACTGGGATAAGAAGGCCCTCCACCTATGGAAAACTCGTTACGGAGCGGCCAAGCGTAGGTACCCTGGTAAAGTTGCAAACTCAGAACAAGAGACGATCTTTCAAGTGAATATTATCTCTCGTTATAATCCAAATAAGATTATTACAGTTCACGCCCCATTAACGATTCTTGATTATGATGGCCCGGTCGTTTCTAATCATATACATGAAGAAGATGGCCTTGCGCTAAAGGCCGAAGAACTTCTTAATACAATGAGTAAGAAGGCCAATGGGTATCGTGTGAAGAACTATCCTTTCTTTCCTGGAAGTTTAGGAAATTTTGCTGGAAATGAGAGAAAGATTCCTACCTATACGCTAGAGCTGCCTTCAAGTGATAATCGCAATCATAAGAAGTATTGGAAGATGTTTCGTGAGTCAATTGACTTCGCAGTTTTTCATGCACCAATGACTCGAACTGAGGTTACGGCAAGAAAGAACCAGATTGATTAA
- the queF gene encoding preQ(1) synthase — protein sequence MSASKKSIKQTKTKSKAKQSPKGRNVKELDAFALGSANTEYPDTYAPDVLEAFDNKNPGSDAWTTFVCTEFTSLCPKTGQPDFARIYINYIADKKMVESKSLKLYLFSFRNHGDFHEDCVQKICDDLTKLMKPKYVEVIGEFTPRGGICIYPYASNSNNKKIYKDIRAKRFSEYAPGKYTMDLSKIY from the coding sequence ATGTCAGCATCGAAAAAATCTATTAAACAAACGAAAACAAAGTCGAAAGCAAAGCAATCACCGAAAGGAAGAAATGTAAAAGAACTAGATGCATTTGCACTAGGTTCAGCAAATACAGAGTATCCAGATACTTATGCTCCAGATGTACTAGAGGCCTTTGACAACAAGAACCCAGGAAGTGACGCTTGGACAACATTTGTGTGTACAGAGTTCACATCCCTATGCCCAAAAACAGGCCAGCCTGACTTTGCTCGTATCTACATTAATTATATTGCAGATAAGAAGATGGTTGAGTCTAAGTCTTTAAAGCTATATCTATTTAGTTTTAGGAACCACGGTGACTTCCACGAAGATTGTGTGCAAAAAATTTGTGACGATTTAACAAAGCTTATGAAGCCAAAATACGTTGAAGTTATTGGTGAATTCACACCAAGAGGTGGGATTTGTATCTATCCATATGCCTCAAATTCCAACAATAAGAAGATTTATAAGGATATTCGTGCAAAAAGATTTAGCGAATATGCTCCAGGTAAGTATACAATGGACTTATCTAAAATTTATTAA
- the rpsP gene encoding 30S ribosomal protein S16, with the protein MLTIRLQRGGRTHMPIYTIVAADSRNARDGKFSEKLGQYNPQLKENNLIDIKAERISELLGKGATISDTVRTLLKKNKVTLN; encoded by the coding sequence ATGTTAACAATTAGATTACAACGCGGTGGTAGAACTCACATGCCTATTTACACAATCGTTGCAGCTGACTCAAGAAATGCAAGAGACGGAAAATTCAGCGAGAAATTAGGTCAATATAACCCACAACTTAAAGAAAATAACCTTATCGATATCAAAGCTGAGAGAATCTCTGAGCTACTTGGTAAAGGTGCTACAATTTCTGATACTGTAAGAACACTTCTAAAGAAGAACAAAGTTACTCTTAACTAG
- the bfr gene encoding bacterioferritin, translated as MKGDQDVIKALNNVLTKELTAINQYFLHARMLEDWGLDKIGHLEYKASIDEMKYADEVIKRILFLEGLPNLQKLERIRIGQNVKEIIEADLETEAETVPLLKEAIELCESKQDYVSRDLLSKILDSEEEHVDWLETQLSLIEKVGIENYMQSQIEMKTGH; from the coding sequence ATGAAAGGTGATCAAGACGTAATCAAAGCATTAAATAATGTTCTTACAAAAGAATTAACGGCCATTAACCAATACTTTCTTCATGCAAGAATGCTTGAAGACTGGGGACTCGATAAGATCGGCCACCTTGAGTACAAAGCAAGTATTGATGAGATGAAATACGCTGATGAAGTTATTAAGAGAATTCTCTTCTTGGAAGGACTACCTAATCTTCAAAAGCTTGAGAGAATCAGAATTGGTCAGAATGTAAAAGAAATCATCGAAGCAGACCTTGAAACAGAAGCTGAAACTGTACCATTATTAAAAGAAGCAATCGAGCTTTGCGAAAGTAAACAAGATTATGTTTCTCGTGATCTTTTATCTAAGATCCTTGACTCAGAAGAAGAGCATGTCGACTGGCTAGAGACTCAACTTTCACTTATTGAAAAGGTTGGTATTGAAAATTACATGCAATCTCAAATTGAAATGAAAACAGGACACTAG
- the hemH gene encoding ferrochelatase, producing the protein MAMRHDHLTFPVGKKDGHKVTKVVLVQLGSPESPSTSDVRKYLREFLADPRVVDIDPRVWKIILNLFVLPFRPKRSAALYKRIWEGSEFPLTRITREFTHRVNELTPEHIEVEHAFLLCGPKVADVYAKWERELDERKDPAQKLIVIPMFPQYSESTIASGIDFFGKLLETKVRIPNFEVITNFHRLHAFIDNSIEKINEKLANENIDELVISFHGIPKRRVIYKKDPYYQHCFETFEFIKQGVVGIDPEKIHMTYQSRFGSEEWLTPYTDEYTVNLAKGGAKNIAVYCPAFVADCLETIDEIGTELQEEVEEFGTHIHAIACLNDDENWAKGFADYVETLCENPKDVEKIEYQLEEEKYMDMPKQTMESEPLSDNAKKSLKIVFLTLFLDLVGFSIIFPLFPALAKYYLTVDADNVFLKAIFGSIDTLTQAGGASNFSAIVLFGGALGALYSLLQFVAAPIWGTISDRIGRKPVLLVSVFGLFISYVLWAVAGNFTILIIARFIGGIMGGNISTATAVVADVTTKKNRSKGMATIGIAFALGFIIGPAMGGILSLFDLTKIYPVLADYGVNPFSMAAIVAGVLSLFNLINLFNKFDETLPEAKRGKHESERSANPITLFRPLPYKGVNLTNFGYFLFLLAFSGMEFTLTFLAAERLSYSSMDNAYMFIFIGLILALVQGGYVRRKAHTVGEKRMALQGLVTIIPGLVLIGLAESSWLVYGGLFFLAVGSSLVIPCLTSLVSMYSPAQSQGHVIGVFRSLGALARVIGPIVASLVYWRYSSAAPYYLGSIFLIIPILMIARLPKPQETNV; encoded by the coding sequence ATGGCAATGCGTCATGATCATTTAACATTTCCAGTTGGTAAAAAAGATGGACACAAGGTTACTAAGGTTGTTCTTGTTCAACTTGGTTCTCCTGAGTCTCCATCGACATCGGATGTGCGTAAATACTTAAGGGAGTTTTTGGCCGATCCAAGAGTCGTCGACATTGATCCTAGGGTCTGGAAAATAATTTTAAACCTCTTTGTTCTCCCGTTTAGACCTAAAAGGTCAGCAGCATTATATAAAAGAATTTGGGAAGGAAGTGAATTTCCATTAACGAGAATTACTCGTGAGTTTACTCATCGAGTAAATGAGCTAACTCCTGAGCATATTGAAGTTGAGCATGCTTTCTTACTTTGTGGGCCAAAGGTTGCTGACGTTTATGCGAAGTGGGAAAGGGAGCTTGATGAGAGAAAAGATCCTGCTCAAAAGCTAATCGTGATTCCTATGTTTCCACAATATTCAGAATCAACAATTGCAAGTGGAATTGACTTCTTTGGAAAACTTTTAGAGACAAAAGTCAGAATTCCAAACTTTGAGGTGATTACAAATTTTCACCGTCTCCATGCTTTTATTGATAACTCAATTGAGAAGATTAATGAGAAGCTTGCTAATGAGAATATTGATGAGTTAGTGATCTCCTTCCATGGTATTCCAAAGAGGAGAGTTATTTATAAGAAGGATCCATACTATCAGCACTGCTTTGAAACTTTCGAGTTTATCAAGCAAGGGGTGGTTGGCATTGATCCTGAAAAAATTCACATGACTTACCAATCTCGCTTTGGAAGTGAGGAGTGGCTAACCCCATATACAGATGAATACACTGTGAATCTTGCAAAGGGTGGCGCAAAGAATATTGCTGTTTATTGCCCGGCCTTCGTTGCAGATTGTTTAGAAACAATTGATGAGATTGGAACGGAGCTGCAAGAAGAAGTTGAAGAGTTTGGAACTCATATTCACGCTATTGCGTGTTTGAATGATGACGAAAATTGGGCCAAAGGTTTTGCTGACTATGTTGAAACACTTTGTGAGAACCCAAAAGATGTCGAAAAAATAGAATATCAATTAGAAGAGGAAAAATACATGGATATGCCAAAGCAAACAATGGAATCGGAGCCATTAAGTGATAATGCTAAGAAGTCGCTTAAGATCGTCTTTTTAACTTTATTTTTAGATCTTGTGGGATTCTCAATTATCTTCCCACTATTTCCAGCACTTGCTAAGTATTACTTAACTGTTGATGCTGATAATGTTTTCTTAAAAGCGATCTTTGGTTCAATCGATACGCTAACTCAAGCTGGAGGAGCAAGTAATTTCTCTGCTATCGTACTCTTTGGTGGTGCGCTTGGTGCACTTTATTCACTATTACAATTTGTTGCAGCACCAATTTGGGGAACAATTTCAGATCGCATTGGAAGAAAGCCGGTACTTCTCGTTTCAGTCTTTGGACTATTTATAAGTTATGTCCTGTGGGCAGTTGCCGGTAATTTTACAATCCTAATTATTGCTCGCTTCATTGGTGGGATCATGGGGGGGAATATCTCGACAGCAACAGCTGTTGTGGCCGATGTGACAACAAAGAAGAACCGTTCAAAAGGGATGGCAACGATTGGTATTGCCTTCGCTCTAGGTTTCATAATTGGGCCAGCAATGGGTGGGATTCTTTCACTATTTGATCTAACTAAGATTTACCCAGTGCTTGCTGATTACGGCGTGAACCCATTTTCAATGGCCGCAATAGTAGCTGGTGTTCTTTCACTATTTAACTTAATCAACTTATTTAATAAATTTGATGAAACTCTTCCTGAAGCTAAGCGTGGAAAGCATGAGAGTGAGAGAAGTGCAAATCCGATTACACTTTTCAGGCCACTTCCATATAAAGGTGTTAACCTAACAAACTTTGGTTACTTCTTATTTCTACTAGCATTTAGTGGGATGGAATTTACTTTAACATTCTTAGCGGCGGAAAGGCTAAGCTACTCATCGATGGATAACGCTTATATGTTTATCTTTATCGGTCTTATCTTAGCACTTGTTCAAGGTGGATATGTTCGTCGTAAGGCCCATACAGTAGGTGAGAAGCGTATGGCGCTTCAAGGTCTTGTGACAATTATTCCAGGTCTTGTTCTAATTGGCCTGGCCGAATCTTCTTGGCTTGTTTACGGTGGTCTATTTTTCTTAGCTGTAGGATCGTCACTAGTTATCCCATGTCTAACTTCACTTGTTTCAATGTATTCACCGGCACAAAGCCAGGGGCATGTCATTGGTGTCTTTAGATCCCTTGGAGCACTAGCAAGAGTTATTGGGCCAATCGTAGCCTCTCTTGTTTACTGGCGCTACAGTTCTGCGGCTCCATATTATCTTGGAAGTATCTTCTTAATTATTCCAATTCTTATGATTGCGAGACTTCCAAAACCGCAAGAAACAAATGTATAG
- a CDS encoding tRNA-dihydrouridine synthase family protein gives MAQPRTPSWQKFENLIEFRALLAPMVGLSHVALREALRPYFPENIKTLWATEMLNSRRLPDQVLGETPETFKSESDYGLYPQILCNEERYIEKAIPKLEAWGASAIDINMGCPVKKALKHNYGVSLMGDTKYAASVVEMVKRHATVPVSVKLRAGHQNDKNFLLDFCSALKEAGADWLILHPRLAAQKRKGVADWEQIKFLQESIDIPIIGNGDIQDHGDIAQMLNETGCQAVMLGRSLTAKPWLITQFAADQGHELNDFQKQFLSEDPHLHARYYGEFVKAYISACFKYYESKAALKRIRFFLKVGHVWLNFGHSFTKKLFGLESAQAYSDAIDLYMDNSSLKISKRTNLRY, from the coding sequence TTGGCACAACCTCGTACACCTTCTTGGCAAAAGTTTGAGAACCTAATTGAATTTAGAGCGCTTTTAGCTCCTATGGTAGGACTCTCACATGTTGCGCTTAGAGAGGCCCTTAGGCCCTATTTCCCAGAGAATATAAAGACCTTATGGGCCACAGAAATGCTAAACTCAAGAAGACTACCTGACCAAGTTCTTGGAGAGACTCCTGAAACTTTTAAAAGCGAATCTGACTACGGACTTTATCCACAAATACTTTGTAATGAAGAAAGATATATTGAAAAGGCCATCCCGAAACTAGAGGCCTGGGGAGCAAGTGCCATTGATATCAATATGGGCTGCCCAGTAAAAAAAGCCTTAAAGCACAACTACGGTGTTTCATTAATGGGTGATACAAAGTATGCAGCAAGTGTTGTGGAGATGGTTAAAAGACACGCTACTGTTCCTGTCTCAGTAAAACTTAGGGCCGGTCATCAAAACGATAAGAACTTTCTTTTAGACTTCTGTAGTGCGCTTAAAGAGGCCGGAGCTGATTGGCTCATCTTACACCCAAGGCTAGCGGCCCAAAAAAGAAAAGGTGTTGCAGACTGGGAGCAAATCAAGTTCTTACAAGAAAGTATCGATATTCCAATAATTGGTAATGGCGATATTCAAGATCACGGCGACATTGCCCAAATGCTTAATGAAACAGGCTGCCAGGCCGTTATGCTAGGACGCTCTCTAACAGCAAAGCCTTGGTTAATTACTCAATTTGCGGCCGATCAAGGCCATGAATTAAACGACTTCCAAAAACAATTCCTAAGCGAAGACCCTCACCTACATGCTCGTTACTATGGTGAATTTGTGAAGGCCTATATAAGTGCTTGCTTTAAATACTACGAATCAAAGGCCGCCCTTAAACGCATTCGCTTCTTTTTAAAAGTTGGGCATGTATGGCTTAACTTTGGCCATAGTTTTACGAAGAAACTTTTTGGATTAGAAAGTGCGCAAGCATACAGTGATGCCATAGATCTTTATATGGATAATTCTTCATTAAAAATTTCGAAAAGAACGAATTTACGTTACTAG
- a CDS encoding KH domain-containing protein — MSELKDLIDTVSRALVDMPEQVEVNEIVGEQTTVIELKVDKTDLGKVIGKQGKTARALRTILNAASTKLKKRSVLEIIE; from the coding sequence ATGAGTGAGTTAAAAGACTTAATCGATACAGTTAGTCGCGCATTAGTTGATATGCCAGAGCAAGTAGAAGTAAACGAGATTGTTGGTGAACAAACAACAGTTATCGAACTTAAGGTTGATAAAACTGACCTTGGTAAAGTTATTGGGAAGCAAGGGAAAACAGCTCGCGCACTAAGAACTATTCTTAATGCTGCTTCAACTAAGTTGAAAAAAAGATCTGTTTTAGAAATTATAGAATAA
- a CDS encoding TatD family hydrolase, whose product MTSKESESAKFIDLHGHSRPNKTAPIEDFCIYSYSPQINDLPQAGQFFSAGVHPWRLSGAKESFEQVKKLSHMELCLMIGEAGLDRAIDTDLKKQEKVFSWHIELANQLNKPLIIHNVRCLSEIFRLHKSYPGHTPWVLHDFNGTLSDMNNSHERRIYTSLGPRFFESSNAKISSTILNNKVDLEYIFFETDDRRDLKVSAIYREFAIRQELELTELKEQIWHNLVHLLGKSLRT is encoded by the coding sequence ATGACAAGCAAAGAAAGCGAAAGTGCAAAATTTATCGACCTTCACGGCCATTCAAGGCCAAACAAAACAGCTCCTATTGAGGATTTTTGCATTTATTCATACTCACCGCAAATCAATGACTTACCCCAAGCGGGTCAATTTTTTAGTGCAGGAGTCCACCCATGGAGGCTATCAGGCGCCAAAGAAAGTTTTGAGCAAGTTAAGAAACTTAGTCATATGGAGCTGTGTCTTATGATTGGAGAGGCCGGCCTTGATCGCGCTATCGACACAGACCTAAAAAAACAAGAAAAAGTCTTTAGCTGGCATATTGAATTGGCCAACCAACTAAATAAGCCTCTCATAATTCACAATGTAAGATGTCTATCTGAAATTTTTCGCCTTCATAAGTCCTACCCTGGCCATACGCCTTGGGTACTTCATGACTTTAATGGAACGCTTAGTGATATGAATAACTCTCATGAGCGCAGAATCTACACCAGCCTAGGCCCCCGCTTCTTCGAGTCGTCTAATGCTAAAATTAGCAGCACCATCTTGAATAATAAAGTGGACTTAGAGTATATCTTCTTTGAAACTGATGATCGTCGAGATCTAAAGGTTTCGGCCATCTACCGAGAATTCGCGATTAGGCAAGAACTCGAGCTAACTGAACTAAAGGAACAAATTTGGCACAACCTCGTACACCTTCTTGGCAAAAGTTTGAGAACCTAA
- the speA gene encoding biosynthetic arginine decarboxylase — MTNETWTIQDSDRLYNVSKWSNGYFKIEENGQLKATPNPNKNVGIVINDVIEEAKEQGIQLPLVIRFHDILRSQVKLLNNTFQKVIDDEDYRGKFFGVYPVKVNQMREVVEEIVDAGSRYNYGLEAGSKPELLSALAYNNNADSLTVLNGYKDRDYLKLAILGAKLGRKIFVVIEKFSELRMLVELGKEHGVIPFIGIRGRMSVKGRGKWESSGGDKAKFGLTTSEIILAIEFLKKHDRLDMLKLFHFHIGSQITDIRSIKEAIEEGSRIYCKMQKIGAPLQYFDVGGGLGVDYDGTNSTNDSSINYSITDYITDIVYGLKSVCDLEGVEHPHIITESGRAITAHHSCVITNIIGEIDNTKIEFSTKQETGEHNLVTEMRQVGEVLEKTKNWQEAYNDALKIKTDSIHAFKLGILELEERAKIETMHLRILKEINSLVPEEDFQSELMQDLENTLSGQYLCNFSVFQSACDSWAIEQVLPVVPLTRLNEKPLKRSTLADITCDSDGKIDRFYDPDEGFKKTIAVHQLNEGEEYRIGIFLTGAYQDVMGDMHNLFGRVNEVHVYADSDDPKGFYIEETVEGNSARQVLSTMQYNPEFMAFKVKRYIDRQVSRGRIRPRDGVSLVDFYEDCLKSYTYLK; from the coding sequence ATGACAAATGAGACTTGGACAATTCAAGATTCTGATCGCCTCTACAACGTAAGTAAGTGGAGTAACGGTTATTTTAAGATCGAAGAAAATGGACAACTTAAAGCGACTCCAAATCCAAATAAGAATGTTGGAATCGTTATTAATGACGTTATTGAAGAAGCAAAAGAACAAGGAATTCAACTTCCTTTAGTAATTCGTTTCCATGATATTTTACGCTCGCAAGTAAAGCTTTTAAATAATACCTTTCAAAAGGTAATTGATGATGAAGATTATCGCGGGAAATTTTTTGGTGTTTACCCTGTCAAGGTAAACCAAATGAGAGAAGTCGTTGAAGAAATTGTTGATGCTGGCTCTCGCTACAATTACGGACTTGAAGCTGGATCTAAGCCTGAGCTTCTTTCTGCTCTTGCCTATAATAATAACGCCGACTCTCTTACTGTTTTAAACGGTTACAAAGATCGTGACTATCTAAAGCTTGCTATACTTGGAGCAAAACTAGGACGTAAGATATTTGTCGTTATTGAAAAATTCTCTGAACTGCGCATGCTTGTTGAGCTTGGTAAGGAGCATGGGGTAATTCCATTTATTGGAATTCGAGGCCGCATGTCTGTTAAGGGCCGCGGTAAATGGGAATCTAGTGGTGGAGATAAGGCGAAGTTTGGTTTAACGACTTCTGAAATTATCTTGGCCATTGAGTTCTTAAAAAAGCATGATCGCTTGGATATGTTAAAGCTCTTTCACTTCCATATTGGATCTCAAATTACTGATATCCGCTCAATTAAAGAAGCAATTGAAGAGGGCTCTCGAATCTATTGTAAGATGCAAAAAATTGGTGCTCCTCTGCAGTATTTTGATGTTGGTGGTGGACTTGGTGTTGACTACGATGGGACAAACTCAACAAACGATTCATCAATTAATTATTCAATTACAGACTATATTACTGATATCGTTTACGGACTAAAGTCTGTATGTGATCTAGAAGGTGTCGAGCACCCGCATATTATCACTGAGAGTGGACGCGCAATCACGGCACACCATAGTTGCGTTATCACAAATATCATTGGTGAAATTGATAACACAAAGATTGAGTTTTCAACTAAGCAAGAAACAGGTGAACATAATCTCGTTACTGAGATGAGACAAGTTGGTGAAGTTTTAGAAAAAACAAAAAATTGGCAAGAAGCATATAATGATGCTTTGAAAATTAAGACTGATTCAATTCATGCTTTTAAACTTGGGATTCTTGAGCTTGAAGAACGAGCGAAAATTGAGACTATGCATCTGCGTATTCTTAAAGAAATTAATTCTCTAGTTCCTGAAGAAGATTTTCAATCGGAACTAATGCAGGATCTTGAGAATACCCTAAGTGGCCAATACTTATGTAACTTTTCTGTGTTTCAATCTGCATGTGACAGCTGGGCCATCGAACAAGTTCTACCTGTTGTTCCACTTACACGTCTTAACGAAAAACCTCTTAAGAGATCAACTCTTGCAGATATTACATGTGATAGTGATGGGAAGATTGATCGCTTTTATGATCCTGATGAAGGGTTTAAAAAGACAATTGCAGTTCATCAGCTAAATGAAGGTGAGGAGTATCGCATTGGTATTTTCTTAACAGGAGCCTACCAGGATGTTATGGGTGATATGCACAACCTTTTTGGACGAGTTAATGAAGTTCACGTCTACGCAGATAGTGACGATCCAAAGGGATTTTATATTGAAGAGACTGTTGAAGGAAATTCTGCACGTCAGGTTCTTTCAACAATGCAGTATAATCCTGAGTTTATGGCCTTTAAAGTAAAACGCTATATTGATCGTCAGGTGTCACGTGGAAGGATTCGTCCTCGTGATGGTGTGTCTCTTGTAGACTTCTATGAA
- a CDS encoding response regulator: protein MIESMSIPQSPEAKRILLVDDQIEILELLQDALQMEGYQVDACANASAALNALGEHTYSHVISDYQMPEVNGMELASQAQGVLKEKMPPFILATGDCSINSETIKGKGVSGILPKPFTLKQVITVLQN from the coding sequence ATGATTGAATCAATGTCTATTCCACAAAGTCCAGAAGCAAAACGCATTCTATTAGTAGATGACCAAATAGAAATCTTAGAGCTTTTACAAGATGCTTTACAGATGGAAGGGTATCAAGTTGATGCTTGTGCAAATGCAAGTGCGGCCTTAAATGCTCTAGGTGAACATACGTATTCGCATGTAATTTCGGATTATCAAATGCCTGAAGTAAATGGGATGGAGCTTGCATCACAAGCACAAGGTGTCTTAAAAGAGAAGATGCCCCCTTTTATTCTTGCTACAGGTGATTGTTCGATTAATTCTGAGACGATTAAGGGCAAAGGTGTTAGTGGTATTCTTCCAAAACCATTTACCCTTAAGCAGGTAATAACTGTTCTACAAAATTAG